CTGTCATGTCGGACTGCTGGCTACCCGTTCGCCGACTTTTCTAACTCTGCAACGCTGCCAGCGCTTCGTCCAGCGTGGCGTAGAGGTCGACGATATCGGCGATGCCCACCAATTTCAGCGGTCGGCTGGTCGCCGGTCCGTCGGCCACCACGCTCAGTTTCACGCCCGGCGAGAGGTCACCGTGAGCCGCGACCAGGACTCCCATCCCGGCGGACGCCAGGAACTCCACGGCGGTGAAATCGACGACGACCGCCGACGGCGAGCTCTGCGCCGCTGCCGCGATGGCCGCTTCCAGCTTCGGAGCCGTCAACATGTCGACCGTTCCGCTCACAGCAACCACGCTGATATCGCCGACACGACGTTCCTCGACCTCGCCGACAGCCGCTGCACGGCTGGGACTGGGGTCTTGCTGGCTACTCATCGATACCTCCGAACATCTTTACCCACCCGAAGGTGGCAACGGCCAGAGTCTATCCGCACAACACGGGCAGACGACGAACCCGGTATCCGAGGTCAGCTGCAAGGACTGGCCATCGTGCGCAGCCGCCGTCGTTCACACAGGTCAGTGCGGTGTAGTCCATCCCAGGTTGGGGTACAGGTTTCCCATGCGGACCCTGGCTGCCCTCATTGCGGCCGTGCTCGTGGTGGCCTGCGTGGCGTGTTCGCCGGGCCGAGGAGTGGACCTGGGGCAGGGCTCGGGGAACCTGATCGCCGCCATCGCCGGCGAGCCCGACCAGCTCGACCCCCACAAGACCAGCGCCTACTTCTCCTTCGAGGTGCTGGAGAACGTGTTCGACACGCTGGTCGAACCCGATGCCGACCTCAACATGGCACCGGCGTTGGCCGAGTCATGGGAGACCGCGCCAGACCAGCTCAGTTGGACGTTCCACCTGCGCCCCGGGGTGAGTTTCCACGACGGCAGCCCGCTGACCGCCGATGACGTCGTCTACTCCTACCGGCGAATCATCGACGAGAAACTGTCCACCGTCGACAAGTTCATTGCGGTCACTGCTGTCGACGCGATCGACCCCGGCACCGTCCGGATCAGCCTCTCCCGGCCCACCCCGAACCTGCTGACCAACCTCGGCGGATTCAAGGGAATGGCGATCGTCTCGCGTCGCAACGTCGAGGACGGCTCCATCGCGACCCACCCGATCGGCACCGGTCCGTTTGCCTTCGCCGGGCGGCAGAGCGGTGACTCGATCACCCTGACGGCCAATCCGAAGTTCTGGGGCGGGGCCCCGAAACTGCCGGGTGTCACCTTCCGGTTCATCAGCGAGACCTCCACGGCGCTGGCCGCGCTGCAGGCCGGCGAGGTCGACTGGACCGATGCGGTGCCCCCGCAGCGAGTACCTCAGTTGGAGGGTGATGACTCCCTGCGACTGGCCCGCACCCCGAGCAATGACTACTGGTACTTCGCGCTCAACGCCGCTCGCCCACCGTGGAATGACGTCCGGGTCCGCCAGGCCATCGCCTACGCCGTCGACCGGCCCTCGATAGTGCAGGCCACCAGTTACGGCACCGCCGAGGCGAACCAGTTGGCGATCCCGCAGGGCAACCCGTGGTTCACTCCCTACGACCGGTACACCCGCGATATCGACCGGGCCAAGCAATTGCTCGCCGAGGCGGGTGCGACCCCGGACCGCATGGACATGCTGGTCACCAGCGAGTATCCGCAGACGGTGACCGCGGCACAGGTGGTCGCCGACAATCTGGAACCACTGGGCATCACGGTCAACATCCGCACGGTGGACTTCGCCACCTGGCTGGACGAGCAGAACAACGGCAATTTCGACATGCTGATGATGGGTTGGCTCGGAAACATCGACCCGGACGACTTCTACTACGCCCAGCACCACACCGACGGTGCGAACAACGCGCAGAAGTTCTCCGATCCGCGCGTCGACGCCGCACTGGATGCCGGACGCTCGGAGGTCGATCCGCAGGCACGCAAACGCGATTACGCCACCGCGGCCACCCTGATCGCCGACGGGGTGAGCTACATCTTTCTGTACAACCCCGCGGTGCTGCAGGCGTGGACACCGAACCTGCACGGATACGAGGCCCGTCGGGACAAGGCCATCCGATTCCGGGACGCGTCACTGGGTGGTGAGCCGTGACGATCGTGAAGTTCCTGGCCCGCCGGTTGGCCTATTCGGCGGTGGTCCTCATCGGTGTCGTGATCCTGGTCTTCACCCTGGTGCATCTGGTTCCCGGTGATCCGGTGCGCATCGCGCTGGGCACCCGCTACACCCCGCAGGCCTACGACGCCCTGCGCGCAGCGAGCGGATTGGACCAGCCGCTGCTGACCCAGTTCTTCCAGTATCTGGGGCGCGCGGTGACCGGCGACCTCGGCGTCAGCTTCCGTAACGGTGCCCCGGTGACCGAGGTCCTGATGGAACGCCTGCCTGCCACCGTCTCGCTGGCCCTTGTGGGTATCGCGCTCGCCCTGCTGATCGCGTTGCCCGCAGGCACGTGGGCGGCCCTGAACGAGGGCCGGGCGAGCGATGCGCTGGTGCGGGTCACCAGCCAATTCGGCGTGTCGGTCCCGGACTTCTGGCTGGGCATCCTGCTGATA
This DNA window, taken from Mycolicibacterium neoaurum, encodes the following:
- a CDS encoding STAS domain-containing protein, with amino-acid sequence MSSQQDPSPSRAAAVGEVEERRVGDISVVAVSGTVDMLTAPKLEAAIAAAAQSSPSAVVVDFTAVEFLASAGMGVLVAAHGDLSPGVKLSVVADGPATSRPLKLVGIADIVDLYATLDEALAALQS
- a CDS encoding ABC transporter substrate-binding protein; the protein is MRTLAALIAAVLVVACVACSPGRGVDLGQGSGNLIAAIAGEPDQLDPHKTSAYFSFEVLENVFDTLVEPDADLNMAPALAESWETAPDQLSWTFHLRPGVSFHDGSPLTADDVVYSYRRIIDEKLSTVDKFIAVTAVDAIDPGTVRISLSRPTPNLLTNLGGFKGMAIVSRRNVEDGSIATHPIGTGPFAFAGRQSGDSITLTANPKFWGGAPKLPGVTFRFISETSTALAALQAGEVDWTDAVPPQRVPQLEGDDSLRLARTPSNDYWYFALNAARPPWNDVRVRQAIAYAVDRPSIVQATSYGTAEANQLAIPQGNPWFTPYDRYTRDIDRAKQLLAEAGATPDRMDMLVTSEYPQTVTAAQVVADNLEPLGITVNIRTVDFATWLDEQNNGNFDMLMMGWLGNIDPDDFYYAQHHTDGANNAQKFSDPRVDAALDAGRSEVDPQARKRDYATAATLIADGVSYIFLYNPAVLQAWTPNLHGYEARRDKAIRFRDASLGGEP